A window of Caretta caretta isolate rCarCar2 chromosome 13, rCarCar1.hap1, whole genome shotgun sequence contains these coding sequences:
- the R3HDML gene encoding peptidase inhibitor R3HDML, translating to MTLLHMHLYFTGLVVWIIPKSSSFVLPNATELLYPSSHTQAGLVSGLGVPRSRRKRYISPRDMSALLDYHNQVRAQVSPSAANMEYMVWDKRLAKSAEAWAVQCIWDHGPPQLMRYIGQNLSIHSGRYRSVVDLVKSWYYEKQHYSFPYPRECNPSCPSKCSGSVCSHYTQMVWASSNKIGCAINTCTNMNVWGTTWRQAVYLVCNYAIKGNWIGEAPYKVGRPCSACPPSYGGVCSNNMCFTGLKSNKVSWF from the exons ATGACTTTATTGCACATGCACCTGTATTTCACTGGCTTGGTCGTCTGGATTATACCAAAATCGAGCTCTTTTGTGCTGCCCAATGCCACCGAGCTCCTGTACCCCTCCAGCCACACACAGGCTGGCTTGGTGTCTGGCCTCGGGGTGCCAAGGAGTCGCCGAAAGCGATACATCTCTCCGCGGGACATGAGCGCTCTTTTGGACTACCACAACCAAGTGCGGGCACAGGTGTCTCCATCAGCTGCCAACATGGAGTATATG GTGTGGGACAAGAGACTAGCCAAGTCTGCTGAAGCCTGGGCCGTACAGTGCATATGGGACCATGGGCCGCCACAGCTGATGAGATACATTGGTCAGAACCTCTCCATTCACTCTGGCAG GTACCGGTCAGTTGTGGATCTTGTGAAATCTTGGTATTATGAGAAACAGCATTACTCCTTCCCCTACCCTCGTGAATGCaaccccagctgcccctccaaaTGCAGTGGTTCTGTCTGCAGCCATTACACCCAG ATGGTGTGGGCCTCCTCCAACAAAATTGGCTGTGCCATCAACACCTGCACCAACATGAACGTGTGGGGCACCACGTGGCGGCAGGCGGTGTATTTAGTGTGCAACTATGCCATCAA GGGCAACTGGATAGGAGAAGCTCCTTACAAGGTGGGGAGACCGTGCTCGGCCTGCCCACCCAGTTACGGTGGCGTCTGCAGCAACAACATGTGCTTCACAGGACTCAAATCCAACAAAGTGAGCTGGTTCTGA